The nucleotide window AAGCAGGTTCGGAAAGGGCACAAAGTCCGCCGTCTGAGCCAGCAGCACATAGTTCTGCAAGAAAATGGACATGCCGATGGCGGAAATAAGGGGCGAAAGGCGGGGGGCGCCGCGCAAGGGCTTGTAAGCCACCTTTTCGAGCGTGTAGCCGTATGCCGCACACCAGACGATGGCCGCCAGGGCTGCAACTATCAGAATGCCCCCGGCGGGGAAGCCGTACACGCCCAGCACTCCGGCTACCAACAGGGCCGTGAAGGCACCGAGCATGTAAATTTCGCCATGCGCAAAGTTGATGAGCTCAATAATGCCATAAACCAGGGTATACCCCAGGGCAATGAGCGCGTAGATACTGCCTCTGGTGAGCCCACCAAAGAAAAGTTCTATAAAAAATTGGATATCCATGCCGTCCCGCGTGCCAGAAATCAGTTGTTCACTGGCATAAGTTCCGTTGTGCCGTCGGCCGGGGCCGAAAATGCGTGCGAAAACGGGGGCGCGGCCTTGGCCGCGCCCCCCTTGATCATCTATTCAAGGACGATGCTGTGGTCGAGTTCCACAAACTTGCCGTCTTTGACCTGGTAAATGGAAAGGCCCATGCCAGCGGCATCACCCTTGGCGTTGAAGCTGAGCTTGCCCAGCGGGGTGTCCACCTGGTTTTCGCGCAGAACGTCCTTGATCTTGGCGGTATCGGTGCTGCCGGCCTTTTCCATTGCGGCCAGCAGGCACTGGGCCGCTGCATAGGCGTTGTAGTAGCCGAAGCCAGGTTCGCTGCCGAAAGCCTTGATGTGGGCTTCACGCGCCTTTTTGTATTCGGGCAGGGTGCTGGTGTCCTTGGGGTAGGAGGCGTATGTGCCTTCGCTGTCCTTGCCAGTCATCTTGAGGAAGGTTTCGTCCTTCACGCCGTCGGGGCCGATGAGCGGGGTCTTCAGGTTGTCGCGGCGCATCTGCTGCAACAGCTTGGAGGCCACGGGCTGGTAACCGCCGAAAACAATGATGTCGGGCTTGGCGCGGCGCAGTTTGCGCACCACAGCGGAAAAGTCCACGGCATCAGGAGTAACGGCTTCAAAAAGCACGGTTTCCGTGCCGCCTTTTTCCATTATTTCGCGGTTCTTATCGGCAAAACCCTTGCCGTAGTCACCGTTATCGTGCAGGTAGGCGACTTTTTTGACCTTGAGGTTGTTGAGCATGAAGTCGCTGGTCAACGAGGCCTGGGCATTGTCGTTGGCCACTGTGCGGAAGAAGAGCGGGTTCTTGCCGTCTTCCGTCAGACCAGGCGTGGTCGCAGTGGGGGATACTGCAATAAGGGCGGCTTCCTGAAACATTGGCAGCGAAGCCTTGGTGGGGCCAGAGCAGATGGGGCCAACAACGGCGTCAACTTTATCGGAAATAAGTTTGGTTGCAGCGTTGGTTGCCATTTCAGGCTTGCACTGGTCGTCCTGAGCCACCACTTCAATGGTGCGGCCAAGCAGCCCGCCCTTGGCATTGGCTTCGTCCACAACGATCTTCACAGCGTTCAAGCTGGGCACGCCGTAAGAGGCCAGATCGCCGGACTGGGCACCCTGAACGCCGATCTTGATGGGATCAGCAGCCTGAGCAGGCGCGGCCAAAGTCACGCAAACAGCCATTGCGGCAAGCCATGTCATACCTTTTTTCATCTGCCCCTCCTACGAGAAATTGTGCGCGCAGACTTTGCACGTCAGATTAGATGAAGGCTTTTTTATTGCCTTATTGCAGACCTTCTGTCAATGCGAGGTTCCGGCGTTTGTCAAGTCTCAACTGGGTGATGGGCATGGTTGCGGCCCATGTAAAACAGAAGTTCGAATGCGTTTTTTTCACATTCGAACTTCTGCAAACATATGCGGCGTGACAGCAACACCTGGTCAGGAACTGGCTGTCAAAAACGGCGCTATTTAGTTTTTTTCTTGTGGCTTGAACGCAGGTGTAACCGCATGGGGGCGTGGCTGATTTCAAATATTTTTCGCAGAGCCCGTTCAAGGTAGCGAACATAGCTTTCAGGCACGCGCTCGGAATCGCTCACGAAAAAGACAAAGGTCGGCGGTTGGGATTCAGCCTGGGTAAGGTAGAAGAACTTGGCCCGTGACCTTTTGACCACAGGGGGCTGGTGGCGGGTAAGCACTTCTTCCATCGCGCGGTTGAGCTTGCCCGTGGAGATACGGACGCTGCATTCTTCATGAATTTTTTGTGCCAGAGGCAAAATCTTGTGCAGATCCTTGCCCGACAGGGCAGAAACCAGCAGAACAGGCACATGCTGGCAGAAAGACAGCAGTTCGTTGATATTTTTTCTCAGCTGATCCAATGCGTTGCGCGGGGCAAGGTCGCATTTGTTGATAAGGATCATAAAGGGGGTCTTACGCGTGTTGAGCATGTCCATCAGGCGCTTGTCCTGTTGGCTAACGCCTTCGGCGGCATCCAGAGTCAGAAGGGTAACGTCTGCCTTGGTGGTCGACTTGATGGCCGAGTTGACCGAATACTTTTCAACGTTATCCGTAATTTTTGTGCGCCGACGAACACCCGCCGTATCGACAAAGGTATAGTCTTTGCCATTCTTGGTGAAGCGTACGTCCACGCTGTCACGGGTGGTGCCAGCCACGTCGGAAACAATCATGCGGTCTTCGCCCGACAGCGCGTTGATAAGAGAAGACTTGCCCGCGTTGGGGCGTCCCAGCATGGCCAGGCGCAGCGTTGGCGGGGCCGGAGGCTCTTCGGAGCTTTCTTCGGGCAGCAGGGCGGTGAGGTCTTCAACAAGGGCATTCATGTTGTGGCCATGCTCGGCAGAGACGGCCAGCAGGGGAAAGCCCAGGGCGTGAAACTCCGCCATGCGCTCGTCTTCGTGCTCCGCGCCGTCTACCTTGTTGACGACGCAAAGCGTGGGCAAGCCCTTACGCCTGACATGCGCGGCCAGATGTTCGTCCAGCGGCAGCAGGCCATCGCGGCCATCCACAACAAAGGCCACGGCGGTCGCGTCTTTCAGCGCTGCCTCGGTTTGGTTCAGAATATCCTGCTCAAAACCGCGAATGCCCTCCGGGCCTTCAACCACCATGGCGTGAGCGTCAAGCGTGATGCCGCCTGTGTCCACAATGCCGAAGACGGGCATGTCCTTGCGCCGTACCACACCGTCCATACGGTCGCGGGTGATGCCGGGCCTGTCGTGGGTGATAGCGCGATTGCTGCGGATGAGACGATTGAACAAAGTGGACTTGCCCACATTGGGGCGGCCCACAAGAATGATGCGTGGCAGATTTTCAGCCATGACGATAACCTTGTGGCGGCCTGAAGATGAGGCCGCGTGCAGTGCGCGGGGCGCATTTGTGTGGCCCGCCAGTGCGGACTCTAATGTAAAAGAGAAATTGTAGCACCATCGTCGCCCAATGGGAAGACCCCGCACTGGGGGGCCGACGGTGAGGCCAGTGTGGCGCCACAGTCAATGGGTTCAGGCAGGGAGCGCAGGGCACGTTGGCCTGTCCAGGCAGGCAAGCTGGTAAACGCCTGGCTTTCGGGCAGAACCATCCGCAGCGCGTGCAGATACAGCGCAGTTCCTGGTCGGCCAGTGCCGTATTTGGCGTCGCCAAGCACTGGGTACCCCAGATTTGAAAGCTGGGCGCGTATCTGATGCGTGCGGCCTGTAAGAAGACGAATCTGCACGAGGCTTGCTCCGTCTTCAACCTGTATGGGCCGTACCAGACAAAGCGCTTCTTTGCCTTCGGGGGCGTCTGCGCTTACAGCGCACATTTTTTCGAAGCCGCGCACGCTGTCCTTACGCAAAAAATGCCGCACAAGGCAGGTTTCTTCATGGGGCCAGCGGCCTGTAATCCAGGCCACGTACTCCTTGACCATGTGCTGCCCGCGCAGGGCACGCTGGGCTTCATCCAGGGCTGCGTAAGAGGCGGCCACAAGCAGAATGCCAGAAGTTTCCCTGTCCAGCCTGTGTACAGGGGTGGGCATAAAGCTTGCTTCTGAAAAATGCTGTGCCAGCCGTGTTGTCAGGCTGTCTTCGTGCCCGGTACCGGGATGGGTAGGCAGCCCTGCGGGCTTGTCAAAGGCCCACAGGTAGCCGCTGGTGCCCACAAGAGGAGGCAGAGGCGGCGCGCTTGCAGGGTCTTTATCACTGCGTGCTTCGCGTACGGGTTCAGGCAGCGCCGAGTCGCACTGCGCGGACATCCTTATGGCAAAGGGGGGCAGGCGAACAGTATCGCCAGCCTGTACGCGAGAAAAAGGTTTGCATCGGCCACCGTTTATCCTCACCTGACCAGTGCGCACCCAGCGGTGCAACATGGCTTGAGGGAGATTAAGACGGCGCTGCAAAAACTGTAGTAACTTTTGGCCGCTCTCGGTCTCCTGCACAACGGGGCATTCAGTTGCGGGAGAGTCCACGGCCAGAGTAGGGGGAGGGTTATCGTCCGACATGGACACACTTTGTCGCAAAGCACAGCCCGCGTCAAGGGGCATGCTTTGCATGGGGTTACATATAGCGGGCGTCTTCAAGCTGTACGGTTTTATCTGTGTGCATTTCTATCCAGTTTTTGATGTGAGCGCGCCAGGACGCGCGTCCTAGGTGTTTCACCCGCAGCATGTCCCGGTCAGCGGTAACCAGAAGATCAGCCAACGACGTTTCCATATCTTCGGCGCAGGCGCTGCCGATGGACATGCGTATCGGAATATTATCCGGGTCGGTATTATACTCCTCAAAGGCTTTATTAATACGTTCAATGGCAACCGTAAGTTGCTCTGGCAGGCATTCCGGCAATATGGCGACGAATTCGTCACCGCCCATGCGGGCGATACAGTCAACGGCGCAAAGGCTGTGGCGCAAAATAAGCGCTGCCTGGCAGAGCATTTTGCTGCCTTCGGGATGCCCCAGATGGTCGTTAACCAGCTTGAGACCGTCCATATCGCAGAAGATGATGCTGACTGGGCGCACTTTTTGCTGCTCCAGCCTCTCTACTGTCATTCCGTAGTAGGCGCGACTGCGCAGGCCGGTAAGGGCATCATTACGCACCAGGTCTTCAAGCCTTGCGCGGTCGCCCTGACTGGCGCTCACATCTGTATGCAGTCCCACAAGGCGGGTGGCCTTCCCACTGGCGTCCCGATGGGTGACATAGCCCCGGCTTAGAATCCAGGCCCATGCGCCGTCGCCACGAAGCATCCGGTAGGTACATTCGAAGTTGTCGCCATATGCGGCGGTTTGGATGATTTTCATCTGCTCGGAAATGATATTTTCAAAATCATCAGGGTGAACTTTGCTGATCCAGGATTCTGCCACATGAGGAAACGCGTCATTATCATATCCCAACATTGAAAAGTAACGCGGGCTGAAATAGATGGCATTGGTGCTGGTGTCCCAATCCCATAGTCCGTCACTTGCAGCGTTGAGGGCCAGTAGCAGGCGGCTGGCATCAGTAAAAGAATCTGCAGTTTGAGTCTGCGGGGGGGCGTCCATAACAGGTACAACGACGGGGCCGAATGTTTGTTTGTCAATGACGGTCAGGCTACCCACCAAAATAGAACCACGGCCAAAAATATCGCGCTGTAAAACCAGCATTTGCGCACGCACCATAAGATTGTCTAACGGGTAAATAAGCTCCAGGTGCGGGCCTTGTGAGCCATTGAGAACTTTTTCTACTGATTCGAGATATGAGGACAATCCCTCCAGGGGGCAGTGGGTCAAAAATTCTTTCATGCTGTGGGGGATATTGTCTTGAAGCCGCAGCTGGGTGACAGCTCCAGAGCTCAAAAAAAGTCTGTCTGACGGGATATGCCATTCCCACACAGGATCGCGGGTTTCAATTTGTATGAATTGGGCGAAAAGACTCGACTGTTTGGGCATAAAAGGCCTTTTTTTGATTTTTGGTCAAAAAAATTAATATGTTGAAAAGATATGGCAAATGGCAGGCGAAGAATACTTTTTGGAATATGTGCAAATTACATTATTGGGTAAATACGGTTAAAAAATACCCTGTATAAAGGTAAAAATCTAGTACTAGTTACCAACATTGGTGTTGAGGTGATTTTTTTTAACTTATTAGATTAGTTAGGGTGTCCCAGGTATGGAATGATTATGCCATTGCCGCATCTGCCGCTCAGATTGAGATGGAAATTAGTATTCTATTACGGCATCGTGTTAATAGAATATTTTAGCAACGCTGATATGCGTATTAGAGTTAATTTATTGATAAACTGAGAGCGGTCGGTGTTGGGGTATAGTCCTGCCAGCAGTTATAGAAAAAACACCTCGTTGGGAGAGGTGTTTTTTTATGGAGTTCTCTTAACCGTATGTCAGTGCAGAAATCTTGATGTCAGGTCAATGGGCGTGGGGTTCGTCGCCCAGAGGATGTGCATGTGCGTGGACATGGTTGAAACTGGGCGCGCAACCGTCAAGGCGGCCCTGCGACAAGGTCAGGTACGTTGAGGATACCTGGGCAAGAAAATCCCAATCGTGCGATATGGTTATGCGGGCTGTTGGAAGCTTTTGCAAAATATCAATGATGCGCTGCCGGGCTTCGTTGTCTAGTCCGTTGGTGGGCTCATCGAGCAGCAGGGCTTCGGGCCGCATGGCCAGTACTGCCGCCAGAGAAACCAGTTTTTTTTCGCCGCCGGAAAGCCTGTGGGTAAGCCTGTTTTCAAAGCCATCCAGACCCAGTTCCTGCAATGTCTCCAGGGCGCGTTGCCGTGCTTCTTCAGGGGAAAGACCCAAATTGAGAGGGCCAAAGGCCACATCTTCCAGTACAGAAGGGAAGAACAACTGGTCCCCGGCATGTTGCAGCACAAAACCCACAGCGCAACGCAGGCTGTGAAAATCCTTATCGGTGTACATTTTCTGGCCATGAAAGCGCACGCAGCCCTGCTGGGGTTTTATCAGGCCCGTAATACAACGAAAAAGCGTTGTTTTTCCGCTGCCATTGGGGCCGTAGAAGCCAATGTGCTGACCGGGCATAAGGCTCAGGTCAACGCCCTGGAGCACGGGGCGAATGTTGCCGTCCCGCTCGTAGTGAAAATGGATGTTCTCAAGGCGGAAGATGTGCTTCGGTTCCATACTACAGGCCATAAATTTTATCCCGGTGTTCCATAGCAATAAGCCCCGCAAGGCAAAGAAGCATCAGTAGAACAAAAAGGGCATCCGCAGGCCGTGCCTTGAATACCGCTACCGTGCGGAACTGCCCTGAAAATCCGCGCAGCAGCATTGCCTCGCGCACTCTCTGCGAGCGTTCGTAACTGCGCACCAGCAAAAGCCCCAGGAGGGACGCCACCGTACGGTAGGTGTGCACGTTTGTGCGCGGGCGAAAGCCGCGCAGACGTGCGGCCACGCTCAAACTCTCCCATTGCTGGGCAATGTCGTACACATGCCTGGCTGTAAACAGAAAAAGGAAAACCAGTTTGCGGGGGCAATGCAGGCATTCCAGGGCATGCCCTGCCGTTGGCGTGTTCATTGTGGCAATCAGGGCCAGAAAAACGCAGACAATGGCGTTGGATTTGATGGTAACCAGCAAGGCCAGATGTAGGCCTTCGGCGCTCAGACTCACAATGCCCCAGCGGGCCACTTCCTGACCCGGCATGGTCAGCGGGGTAACACACCACAGAAAGAGCGCAAAGATGTTTACTATGGCCAGGCGGTGCAGCAGAGGGCGCAGGGGCGGGCGCGCCAGGGCCAGCAGGCACAGGCCCAGACCCAGGCCAGCGAGGCTCGCGGCCACGTTCTGCAACAGCGAAAGGCAGAGGGCGGTCAGCCCCGCAACTGCCATGCGCGCGCGCGGGTCAATGTTCTGTATGACCGAAGGGCGAACAAAGGGTTGGTCAAGCATGCCGACTGTTAACGCCGCCGTGAGCGGAAGTAAAGGGCAAGCCCGGCCAATCCAACAAACCAGCCCATACCGCCTACAATTTCGCGCACGCCCGGGCCTTCTGTGCGCATTTCTGCCAGCTGGCGCCGCAGGGGGGACAGGCGGGCGTCGAGCAGAGCGTTGAATTTTTCTGTCTGCGCGTTAAGGGCGGCATCAACAATGCTGCGTACTTCTTCCGCGCTGGCAGGGCCGGAGCCAGAAATTTGGGGGTCGGTTGCTGGCGCGCCCGAGTTTTTCAGCAGCAATGCTGGCTGACTGCTCTTTGCGTTTTCCGTTTTTGGGGAATGTACGTCTCCGGCATTCTGTGGCAGGGCTGGCGTTGGCCCGCCTGTTGCCTCGCCTGTTACTCCGGCAGCCGCGCTGGCTGTTGTGGTGGCAGGAGCCTGCGCCAACTCGGCTGCATCCATCTGCCATTCGTTTTGATGTCCTTCGCCCGCATTGATGCGTATACGCAGGCCGTGCTCTTTTCCTGCGGGCGGAATGTCAAAACGAAAAAGGCCTTCGGCATTGGTGCGGCCCTGAAGCAGTACTTTTTCGGTTGCAGCGTCATATACTGTGATGTCGCCGTTTTTGACGCTGTTGCCGCCGCTGAAACCACATTTGACAATAACCTGCGGCCCTTCGGTCCAGGCAAAGATATTGACCCTGTGGGCCATTGCCGGAACCTGAAAAAGAAGCAGCAAGGCCGTAGTGAGCACAAGGATCACAAGTGACGTGGAAAGTGGAGCCAAAGCGCCAAGGCACGGCCGCGCCCCGAAACCGCAGGGCATGTCAGTGTGACAGCTTGTGCTGGCAGCGTGAGCGGAGGCGTGACGACAGTAGAACATAAACGCTCCTGTTCTGGTGGCGCTCAGGCCGAATGTTGCGGGCATTGCGGGCAGGAAGGGTGCAACATTTCCGGGCGAACCCTGGCAATGAAACCCACAGTGAACATGGTTATAAGCCCTTCAACCAGCATCACGGGCAGGTGCGCGAGAAAAATGAGCCGCGCGGCTGTAAGAAAACCTTCGTCACTAAACGCCAAAGCCAGCGCCGTGAGCAAACCCGCGCCTAATACCCCTATGGCTCCTCCGCAAAAGGCCGCAGCTCTCAGTCCTTTCATACCGGGCCAAAGCCGGACAAGAAGGCGGAAAACATACCAGGCCACAAGGCCGGAAAAGCCCATGGTAAAGGTGTTAACCCCCAGAACTACGATTCCTCCGTACTGGAAAAGTAAAGCCTGCAGGGCCAGCGCCGATAAAATGGCAGGAAAGACAGCCCATCCAAGCAGAACGCCCAGAAGACCGTTGAGAATAAGGTGCGCGCTTGAGGGGCCTATGGGCACATGAATAAGGGATCCCACAAAAAAGGTTGCCGCAAGAATGGCCACGGTCATGAGTTGGTCGTAGTCCAGCTTGCGCAGGCCGATGGCCGTGCCAATGGCTGTCAGTGCGTACCCGGCGGCCAGAATGGGAGGGGACAGAACGCCTTCAGCGATATGCATAGGTTATCCTTATACCGGGCGGACACATGCGGAACATGCCGTCTGAACTTTTTGCAATCTGGCCCCATGCCGTGAACTGCGGCATGGGGCCTTGGGGCAGACTTTGCTCACATTTTCTATCATATCCTGTGGATACCAGAGCTGCAAGCGCCTGACGGAACTGAAAGCAGTTTATTTTACGCGGGGCGCGGCAAAGTTGACCCAAATTACGGCGCCCAGTTCAACGGATTTGGCCTCACCCTGATGATCCATCTTTTCCTCGGCTGTATTCAGGGCAGCGAAGCCCCACCAGCCAGCCCACGGCACACCATAAGTAAACACGCCGTTCTGGTCGGCCTTGACGACCTGTGTGACATAAAATTCGTTGGGCGCGGTGTGTCCCTTGCCTTTGTTGTAGCTTTCTATTTCTACCTCTGCACCGGGCACGGGCTTGCCGTCCAGCAAGACCTGACCTTGAAAAACGTTGCCCGAATAATTGGCAAAGGGACGGGTGAGCGGAACGATTTCTGTCTTGAGGCCCAAGGGCTGGCCCCAGCCTTCTTCTTCGCCAAAGGCCGCAACCACTGTCTTGGTGTAGTGGATGATGTAGCAGTCTTCGGCAGGTTCAAAATAAGGCTGCGGTTCCACGGCAAACTGATACACACCGGGTTTCTTGATGGTGTAGGATGCTGTCCAGGCTTTGTTGCCCAGAATGGTTGCGGGCTTGAGAAGGCTTTTGAGATCTTCGGCTGCGCCGTCATGAGTCACGGTAAAAGCCTTGGGTTCCACCATGGGCATGCCTTGCAGTTCCATTGGATGCGCAAAGGCAATATCAAGCTTCAAGGGGGATTCTTTTTTATCCGTGATGGTGGGAGTGGAAGGAATGACCATGCCAAAATGGGCCTGGGCCTGGGTTCCCCAAAGCAGTGCAAGGGCCATACACACGCAGCAGAATTTCCACATAATTGCATCCTTCCGTTGAATTTTTCGGCCTTGGATAAAGTTTGGCGGCATCGTGACGCTTCATCTTTAGTAACACAAAAAAATAAAAAGTAGCAAGAAGATTGTATGTACGGGCTCGGCAGCGGGGTGCCTTCCCTGTGCTCCTGACATTTGCCCTTTTGGTGTGGCACACACGTGGCTGATTGCTCTTTTTATGCAAGGTGGATATGGATATTTGTGATATTTTTATTGTCATGCCTCTTCTTGTTTATGGAAAATGGTAATATTGCAGGCATAAAGCGAAGACTGTATGCACTGCCGAAATGGAGTCCCTTGTTTTTGTAATGAATGTCTGTTTCGTATCTCATGTCTTTCGGCCACATATCCAAGCAGAATTGCGAGGTGCGCGTCAGTATTCAGCAATAGCGCATACGGCAAAGTAACGGTGCCATTACCTTGCAGGCTGTAGCTGGTCCGGCAGAGCACCACACGGGTGGTCACAAAAATAAGGGAGCAAACGTGTCTTCTCCTCTGGTGAATATAACTATTCCCGTATTTCACAGGCCTCTGTTTACACAAAAGACCATTCTTGCTCTGCGTAAAACCAGCTCTGCTATTCCGTATACGGTGACTGTTGTAGACAATGGCAGCTCACCGGAACTGCGAGAACGCCTGCGGCAGTTCAAATCTGACGGAATTATCGACAATCTCTTTCTTCTGCCAGAAAATATGGGCATATCATGCGCTTGTAATATAGGCTGGGATGCCGTGGACGCCCCCTATTACCTGAAGCTGGACAATGATGTATGCGTAAAGGGGCCAGATTGGCTGGAAAGGCTCTTCTCCTTGTGGCAACACGGTAAACCGCTTTCTACTCTTGGCCCCAGCCACACTGTTGAACAGATGCACATGAACCCCGGGGGAATAGAGACGCCTGACGGACGGCTGGGTATTTGCTTCAGTAACCTGCAAGGTCAGTGCATGCTGGTTCCCAAGACCGTGTCGGATGTTCTTGGCGTCTGGAATGAAGATTACGGGCTTTATGGCGCGGAAGACGGCGACTACGGTGTGCGTATGAACTGCGCTGACTTGCCTCAGTACTACTACCATTCCGCATCCTATTTTACTGATCTTGGCTTTAACAGCGCCACGGGTTATGAGAAAATCGGCCTGGATAAACGGCAGGAGTATACCGAACTTTTTGCGCCCCAAAAAGGTGGCATGGGACTTTTCAACGTAAACAGTTTTTTGTTTCAAA belongs to Desulfovibrio intestinalis and includes:
- the der gene encoding ribosome biogenesis GTPase Der — its product is MAENLPRIILVGRPNVGKSTLFNRLIRSNRAITHDRPGITRDRMDGVVRRKDMPVFGIVDTGGITLDAHAMVVEGPEGIRGFEQDILNQTEAALKDATAVAFVVDGRDGLLPLDEHLAAHVRRKGLPTLCVVNKVDGAEHEDERMAEFHALGFPLLAVSAEHGHNMNALVEDLTALLPEESSEEPPAPPTLRLAMLGRPNAGKSSLINALSGEDRMIVSDVAGTTRDSVDVRFTKNGKDYTFVDTAGVRRRTKITDNVEKYSVNSAIKSTTKADVTLLTLDAAEGVSQQDKRLMDMLNTRKTPFMILINKCDLAPRNALDQLRKNINELLSFCQHVPVLLVSALSGKDLHKILPLAQKIHEECSVRISTGKLNRAMEEVLTRHQPPVVKRSRAKFFYLTQAESQPPTFVFFVSDSERVPESYVRYLERALRKIFEISHAPMRLHLRSSHKKKTK
- a CDS encoding sensor domain-containing diguanylate cyclase codes for the protein MPKQSSLFAQFIQIETRDPVWEWHIPSDRLFLSSGAVTQLRLQDNIPHSMKEFLTHCPLEGLSSYLESVEKVLNGSQGPHLELIYPLDNLMVRAQMLVLQRDIFGRGSILVGSLTVIDKQTFGPVVVPVMDAPPQTQTADSFTDASRLLLALNAASDGLWDWDTSTNAIYFSPRYFSMLGYDNDAFPHVAESWISKVHPDDFENIISEQMKIIQTAAYGDNFECTYRMLRGDGAWAWILSRGYVTHRDASGKATRLVGLHTDVSASQGDRARLEDLVRNDALTGLRSRAYYGMTVERLEQQKVRPVSIIFCDMDGLKLVNDHLGHPEGSKMLCQAALILRHSLCAVDCIARMGGDEFVAILPECLPEQLTVAIERINKAFEEYNTDPDNIPIRMSIGSACAEDMETSLADLLVTADRDMLRVKHLGRASWRAHIKNWIEMHTDKTVQLEDARYM
- the cbiQ gene encoding cobalt ECF transporter T component CbiQ, producing the protein MLDQPFVRPSVIQNIDPRARMAVAGLTALCLSLLQNVAASLAGLGLGLCLLALARPPLRPLLHRLAIVNIFALFLWCVTPLTMPGQEVARWGIVSLSAEGLHLALLVTIKSNAIVCVFLALIATMNTPTAGHALECLHCPRKLVFLFLFTARHVYDIAQQWESLSVAARLRGFRPRTNVHTYRTVASLLGLLLVRSYERSQRVREAMLLRGFSGQFRTVAVFKARPADALFVLLMLLCLAGLIAMEHRDKIYGL
- a CDS encoding cobalamin biosynthesis protein CbiL codes for the protein MFYCRHASAHAASTSCHTDMPCGFGARPCLGALAPLSTSLVILVLTTALLLLFQVPAMAHRVNIFAWTEGPQVIVKCGFSGGNSVKNGDITVYDAATEKVLLQGRTNAEGLFRFDIPPAGKEHGLRIRINAGEGHQNEWQMDAAELAQAPATTTASAAAGVTGEATGGPTPALPQNAGDVHSPKTENAKSSQPALLLKNSGAPATDPQISGSGPASAEEVRSIVDAALNAQTEKFNALLDARLSPLRRQLAEMRTEGPGVREIVGGMGWFVGLAGLALYFRSRRR
- a CDS encoding branched-chain amino acid ABC transporter substrate-binding protein: MKKGMTWLAAMAVCVTLAAPAQAADPIKIGVQGAQSGDLASYGVPSLNAVKIVVDEANAKGGLLGRTIEVVAQDDQCKPEMATNAATKLISDKVDAVVGPICSGPTKASLPMFQEAALIAVSPTATTPGLTEDGKNPLFFRTVANDNAQASLTSDFMLNNLKVKKVAYLHDNGDYGKGFADKNREIMEKGGTETVLFEAVTPDAVDFSAVVRKLRRAKPDIIVFGGYQPVASKLLQQMRRDNLKTPLIGPDGVKDETFLKMTGKDSEGTYASYPKDTSTLPEYKKAREAHIKAFGSEPGFGYYNAYAAAQCLLAAMEKAGSTDTAKIKDVLRENQVDTPLGKLSFNAKGDAAGMGLSIYQVKDGKFVELDHSIVLE
- a CDS encoding RluA family pseudouridine synthase, with the protein product MSDDNPPPTLAVDSPATECPVVQETESGQKLLQFLQRRLNLPQAMLHRWVRTGQVRINGGRCKPFSRVQAGDTVRLPPFAIRMSAQCDSALPEPVREARSDKDPASAPPLPPLVGTSGYLWAFDKPAGLPTHPGTGHEDSLTTRLAQHFSEASFMPTPVHRLDRETSGILLVAASYAALDEAQRALRGQHMVKEYVAWITGRWPHEETCLVRHFLRKDSVRGFEKMCAVSADAPEGKEALCLVRPIQVEDGASLVQIRLLTGRTHQIRAQLSNLGYPVLGDAKYGTGRPGTALYLHALRMVLPESQAFTSLPAWTGQRALRSLPEPIDCGATLASPSAPQCGVFPLGDDGATISLLH
- a CDS encoding DUF4198 domain-containing protein — protein: MWKFCCVCMALALLWGTQAQAHFGMVIPSTPTITDKKESPLKLDIAFAHPMELQGMPMVEPKAFTVTHDGAAEDLKSLLKPATILGNKAWTASYTIKKPGVYQFAVEPQPYFEPAEDCYIIHYTKTVVAAFGEEEGWGQPLGLKTEIVPLTRPFANYSGNVFQGQVLLDGKPVPGAEVEIESYNKGKGHTAPNEFYVTQVVKADQNGVFTYGVPWAGWWGFAALNTAEEKMDHQGEAKSVELGAVIWVNFAAPRVK
- the cbiM gene encoding cobalt transporter CbiM; protein product: MHIAEGVLSPPILAAGYALTAIGTAIGLRKLDYDQLMTVAILAATFFVGSLIHVPIGPSSAHLILNGLLGVLLGWAVFPAILSALALQALLFQYGGIVVLGVNTFTMGFSGLVAWYVFRLLVRLWPGMKGLRAAAFCGGAIGVLGAGLLTALALAFSDEGFLTAARLIFLAHLPVMLVEGLITMFTVGFIARVRPEMLHPSCPQCPQHSA
- a CDS encoding glycosyltransferase, encoding MSSPLVNITIPVFHRPLFTQKTILALRKTSSAIPYTVTVVDNGSSPELRERLRQFKSDGIIDNLFLLPENMGISCACNIGWDAVDAPYYLKLDNDVCVKGPDWLERLFSLWQHGKPLSTLGPSHTVEQMHMNPGGIETPDGRLGICFSNLQGQCMLVPKTVSDVLGVWNEDYGLYGAEDGDYGVRMNCADLPQYYYHSASYFTDLGFNSATGYEKIGLDKRQEYTELFAPQKGGMGLFNVNSFLFQMCIRFWKVPRRYRVLDVNEDHEVTVEEDPSYTPVRKALARSKQLLDRRRARYGKDGTYDEKFVVYLKKIWQDCGHG
- a CDS encoding energy-coupling factor ABC transporter ATP-binding protein gives rise to the protein MACSMEPKHIFRLENIHFHYERDGNIRPVLQGVDLSLMPGQHIGFYGPNGSGKTTLFRCITGLIKPQQGCVRFHGQKMYTDKDFHSLRCAVGFVLQHAGDQLFFPSVLEDVAFGPLNLGLSPEEARQRALETLQELGLDGFENRLTHRLSGGEKKLVSLAAVLAMRPEALLLDEPTNGLDNEARQRIIDILQKLPTARITISHDWDFLAQVSSTYLTLSQGRLDGCAPSFNHVHAHAHPLGDEPHAH